The following proteins are encoded in a genomic region of Coffea eugenioides isolate CCC68of chromosome 6, Ceug_1.0, whole genome shotgun sequence:
- the LOC113774715 gene encoding membrane magnesium transporter — protein MGVGFVVGVLGVLILSHAAYSTIQYRALLKITEEEFSGPPINVVVELIAGLMLCMWAALTVPGKFLSILPHSDENRVVALPENLDFMIFNHRGKAIPMGIDAKLK, from the exons ATGGGCGTCGGCTTCGTCGTTGGCGTGCTTGGAGTTTTGATTCTCTCTCACGCTGCCTACTCTACTATCCAGT ACAGGGCATTGTTGAAGATCACCGAGGAGGAGTTTTCAGGACCTCCTATTAAC GTGGTAGTGGAGTTAATTGCTGGCCTAATGCTATGCATGTGGGCAGCACTGACTGTGCCCGGCAAGTTCCTCTCAATACTTCCTCATTCCGATGAGAACAG AGTGGTTGCTTTACCTGAAAATCTAGATTTTATGATATTCAATCATCGTGGAAAGGCAATTCCTATGGGAATCGATGCAAAATTGAAGTGA